CATAATAAACAAATCAGAACATTTCAGATGAACAGGTAACAAATACTTTAGAGAATCACACATTTTGAAATAAAAATGAAGCACCGCTGTATGCTTCAACTAAATATTACTCTCACCATTTGCATCATGTTAGTCAGAATGTATCTTTCAAAGTCAGTCATTTCTGTACCATCTGATTCTTCTAACACTTAGCAGGGTTATTTACTGTCACATTGACACCTGAATCTTATCAGCTGTCCCTTTTTCTCCCTCTGTTACAAAGACACCAAGTTGAACTATCTGTAGATCCATGAGATGAGATGGACCTCTCCTCAACATCAAGCACCTCATATCACCACTGACTGAACCTGTGAGCCCAATAGTACTGGCACTGTCCATCTCCAGACccacctccctctgtctcttctggTCCTCATGTAGGAAAGggacatccatttcctccagtaTATTCATAACAGGTTGACATTGTTGCTAGGCCTGTAGACGGCTGTATTCAGACAGGGCTGAGGACTTCTTCACCCCGTCCCAGATACGAGCTGCATAGTGAAACCTGTCACAACATAACAGTCAAACATATTTTCGAGTACAGTTTTGCCTCATTTCCAGCTAATCACAAAATGTATACAGTGAGTGACAGTGACCTCTGTGCTTCCCTTACCAGTTCTTCTCTGTTAGGATGGTGTGTGACAGCTGACAGCGGGACATGGCCAGGATTTGGCTGCGGAGCTTGGAGACCTGAGAGGAGAAGGTAGGGTGTCCTCTGTAGcccgggaggagagagaagagaggggcagACCCAGACCCTAGAACAAAACACCAAGACACAGACATGGGGAATCAGTATAACAAAGGAATGAGAGAGGAGAACATCCACAAAGATAGACAGACGTGTGTGAAAACTAAGACATGGTATTTTCTCTGACCTGCTTTGGTTAGCGCGTCCTCCCCCTCATTCTCCATGAGGGGCAACAGGAACATGTTAACCTCTGTTTCCAGGTAGTCGCGGTCCAGGCCAGGGAAAATATTACAGTCCAGCATGGACAATGTGCCTGCATATAGAAACCAAAACATGATCAGTCAATACATGCTAACTAAACCCATGTCTGCACACTTTATGGGGCTTTTTAATGACATTTCTCACCCTACGTGCAGGAATCCTAATATAGAAACAACACAATAGTATAGTGTTTAAATATGTGAATGTTGTGATAAGTCTGTTGGTATATCCTCTCCAGTCTAACCTTTGTATTTCAGATGGGAGTGGGCCATCAGCTTGTCCACTGCCATATGCATCTTCTTCAGGTTTCTGGGACAGAACTCATCACGACTAGATTTGTTCTGCAGGAACACTAGACAACAGAACAATACATTATTGAGCGTTCAGTACACTGAGCCCgaactagagtgtgtgtgtgtgtgtgtgtgtgtgtgtgtgtgtgttgtgtgtgttacctaTGTGAGGGTAGTACTCTGATCCCTCTTCGTTGCCAGAGGAACCAGTGCTGTCGTGGCTGGCTGAGGGGGTGGAGGGCTTCAACATCTCTGCTGTCTGGAGGAACCTGGTCAGAGACAATATCATCATCACCACAGAGACACTTCATACAACCTGGTCAGAATATTCACACAgcacaacaaccactacaacaacaacatgaaTATGATATCAGAGCATTCCCAATGGTGTGACAGTGGAATGGACGCGAGGTTGTAAAACATTTCCCCAAAAATATTTCCATGGTGATGAGTGGAAAAGGTAATGCCACAGCCAAAATACACTCAGACACGGAACACCACCCTCCAATAATGATCCCATCTGCCCTGATTTGGAAACCCATGATTAGCATTAGTGAATCAGTGCTAATGGACTCTTTTTTCCCCCCAGACGGGTGGAGTGGTTACCTGTAGAGGTTGATGTCAGTGAACCAGTCTTGAATCACAATGACCACGTGGCACACTGTGAACAGGAAAGCAGTGATCTGAAGAGACTGATTCAAAAAGAGCAGAGGTGAAAGACTGAGTTAATACCTTGAGAAAACAGTAAAACTTACAAACTTCAACTTACACTTCAACATACAGTATGGAAACACGTTATGCAAACAGACAGATGTTTTTAGACTCAATCATAAGACTGGATCAGATTAGACAGGAAGTAGCTCTCCTTTAGAGCCTCTGTTGCCCAGTGCCCCCTGCTGGCCCCTCACTGACCTGCATCTCCACATAGGTGTGAGGGAGGTTGTACTCTGGAGGCAGCTTGCGGTCGTTGTTGATGAGGTGATCCAAAATGGAGGGGCTGAGAATGGGCTGGAGGAACACACAGGGAAGAGGAACACATTGGTATAGAAAATAACGTTGGAGAAAGAGGAATAGTATATGGATAAATACCAAATTAGAGACACAGCAAATTGCCTTAACCGCTGATGCTTTAATCTGACCTGTGTGTCCAAGAAGATGACTCTTTCCTGGGTAATGTAGAAGTCAATACCAGTGCTctggttccctcctctctctttgatCTCCTGAGTCTGGGCCctgaacacatagcccctacacaaacacacacaggcgtGTCAGACACAGGGATACAAGACAACCATCTGTTACCATTTACTTTCAAATTGAATTACATTCGTTTAGACTATAACAATATACAACACAATATTCCCTGTCTTTATAGATGGAAAGAGCTCCATGTAAGGAGGTGCCCAATAGAACAATACCTTTGGTCTTCTTCAGGTGCGTTGGCAGACAGGAGAGACATGATGGTGGATTTCCCTGTTCCCTGCAGGCCAATGACTCCCACTACCAACATGTCTGTCTGGTCCCTTAGGTACTGtaacacaggacaacacaacatgtCTGTCTGGCTCAGTGTTCCTCTGGAAGAATGTGTAGCAGTGGGGAAAAAGCTCACAGTGGAGGGGGTTAAGAGGGGGGTCCGGATCTCCCCGGAAAAGTTTTATGTAGAAGGAGTGAGAAGCACATTtcctgtgatttaaaaaaaaaaagtttcaaaGCCCATTTTTCtccaaaatgaatgaaaataaaatgatGCTGACACCATCTAAATTATAATTGCCACCTTCAGAAATTAGCCCAATAATATATTGGTAAAATGATTTTAATATATTGGACCATGCATGGTCAATATTATCAGATATGGTATTAGCAATAAGCATTATCACGCACAAGTATATCATATATACTTgtgcatcaataaaatcaatttagtctcaaataaataatgaaacatgttcaatttggtttaaataatgcaaaaacaaagtgttggagaagaaaataaaagtgcaatatgtgccatgtaaaaaagctaacgtttaagttcgttgctcagaacatatgaaagctggtggttccttttaacatgagtcttcaatattcccaggtaagaagttttaggttgtagttattataggaatgataggactatttctctctataccatttgtatttcatatacctttgactattggatgttcttataggcactatagtattgccagcctaatcttgggagttgataggcttgaagtcataaacagcgcaatgattgaagcacagtgaagagctgctggcaaaagcaGGAAAGTgcggtttgaatgaatgcttacaagtctgctgctgcctaccaccgctcagtcagactgctctatcaaatatcaaatcatagacttaattataataacacacagaaatacgagccttgggtcattaatatgatcaaatccagaaactactatttcgaaaacaaaatgtttattctttcagtgaaatacagaaccgttccgtattttatctaacgggtggcatccataagtctaaatattgctgttacattgcacaaccttcaatgttatgtcataattatgtacaattctggcaaattaattacggtctttgttaggaagaagaaatggtcttcacacagttcgcaacgagccaggtgacccaaactgctgcacattccctgactctgcttgcacagaacgcaagagaagtgacacaatttcattagttaaaagaaattcatgttagcaggcaatattaactaaatatacaggtttaaaaagatatacttgtttattgattttgaagaaaggcattgatgtttatggttaggtacacattggtgcaacaacagtgcttttttTTCGCGAATGGCTTGTTAAAtcgtcacccgtttggcgaagtagtaaatgaacaggcaccgcatcgattatatgcaacgcaggacaagctagataaactagtaatatcatcaaccatgtagttaactagtgattatgttaagactgattgttttttataagataagtttaatgctagctagcaacttaccttgactccttgctgcactcgcgtaacaggtagtcagcctgccacacagtctccttgtggagtgcaatgtaatcggccataatcggtgtccaaatatgccgattaccgattgttataaaaacttgaaatcggccattccgattaatcggtcgacctctaatggggTTGTGTGGATTTTCTATTCATTTATTTTGCAAAGGAAAAGTTAATGTGGACTGTcctagcatcttcaaagtgccaCAGCTAAATGACTGCAGCAGAAACACTGATCTGGTCCCTTAGATACTGTAACGCAGGACAATAAAACTGTTACACAACAGGGAACATGTGTAGCCTGGCTAGAGATCTATTACACATATGTATGGCATGACAACGATTATCAGAAGAGCTTTACCTCCATGGCGCTGTCACACCAGTTCATCTGATCGTCCACCAGCTTGATGCTGTGCTTCATCTTCTCAGGGGGGACAAGCTTGGTCTGGCCAATCACAGCTGTAAGTAATGTGCATGTGTTAGATATTGTATTCACTGCTACAGTAAATAAACACTTATGATGGCTAGGGTAATGCTGATGAATAGTATTGACTCACGGTCCACAGCACCGCTGGAAGCAGCTGCTCCCATGCCTCTGTTTTGGATCTGGTAGACAGGTTGAGTAGGGCGCTGGCCCTCCCTCTCTAGCTTTGAGGCCCCAGAACATGGAGAAGCCACCTCAGGAGGGGTCCCTGGTTTCCCCCCGTCCTCCCTGGACTTGATGAGCATGATGGGCTTCTCCAGGGCCTGGCCTCCACCGATGGGTACACTCTGGGAAGGCTTGGACTGAATGCATTATACTTGAAGAATTTACTGCCAAGAACTATGCATCTGAATTCATTAAAACCTTTAGTCAGCTTACAGACAACAACCTTCAGTAAGAGCATCTCTCCTTACCCGTTCTCCAGGGGGTTTGGCCAGGATGATGGGGGTCTTCTGAAGGAGTGGTCCTGGAGGCTCCTCACTGCCATCCTTCAAAGACCAGATGAGAACTACAATAAACTAAGGAAGCCCATATAGATAATTTTCCCACATAGGAAAGCCTTGCACTCTTGTCCTTACCCTGCGTTCTCTGGGGACATATTCCCGATCTCGACTGGGACCAGAGAGGTTTTGCCCCGGGGGACCCACATCCCTGTCTCGGCGTCGCCTTCTCCTCCTTCCCTGTCCGTACATGCCAGGTTGACTGTGGCCAGATTCTGACATGTTGCACACTATGGTCAACTGTCAAAATAAAACGGGAACAGATAGCCACAACATCAGTTCAAATGTAATGCATTCTGATCTACTGAAATGCAGTGGCTAGCTACAGTAACATATTTGGGTGGAATGGATCTGAGGAGTGGCTCTTTTCACACTTCAGAGTTCTTAAAAGCGGAAGTAGCTGCAGGTGGGTAGACGCACTTCCGGCAACAGAAATGCCAATGGCGGAATCGAGAAACATACGTTTTTGTTGTGTCCCGCAGTGCTCAAATTCCAAACGTAAACATAGATATTTCCCCGAGCAATAAGATACGTCGAGgaagcacatactgtatatttgcAGCTTACATTTAAACCCTGGCGACTATCTTCCTTCGTCAGACCGCAAGGGTCTGACGCCGGGGGATGTTCCAAGACGTTTTCAATGGAACGCCTATCATCCCGCAACAACCTGAATATGAAAGGGAAAATGCTCGTCTTGGAGTTGATGTTCGAGAAACCGAGAACCAGGAGCCGGACACTTAACTGCTCTTGTGTTGCTGGCGACCACGACTATGCGAAACCTCCTCCTCTTGGTAACGCTAAGTGGTGAATGTCTATTATTAGCTAGATCAACTCGATGTCCAGGTAAAGTGGACGGGAACATTTTAAATGGAAGATATACATACTACATGAACAAATCATAGAAATTACCATAGCTTTAGCCGGGGAAATTACAATGATTGAATGAACGCTACTAGTCTTTCCAGGCCAACGACGCATATATTTAAAACACTTTCACTTGTCTTTCATTTTACTATACACATTGTTATTTCGTTAACACTTACATTATGCGATTAATTTGGTTTTCAAAAAGGATTAGCTACTTGCTTTCCAGATAGAATCCACAAAACGGAAACAAAATCAGATGGTAACGCTGAAGTACAGCTCTCAAATTCTTTCGTTGGGAAACGAAGCCAGCTGCATTGGTTCCGGGCAGTTCAACGTGATTTTGCTGCGCCAATTCTGCTGTAAAAcggaaaacgttttgcaacgaatACGATAGTTTTTTTTGTTGATAAAGTCAAGTAGGTAGGTgctaggtccctccccgtttcgttccgtttgctctGTTTTCTTCACTTTGGTTCTCAAACGGTAAACGGTTTCCGTTGCAagacgtaatgaatacaccccataaTTCCATGTTTTGTACACCGATTGGAGTTCCAACATTTTGTAAATGCAGTGTAAAATGTGGTTAGTAAAATGTAGCACCGTTCATGTAGTTCAGGCATACTTTTAGCTAatcatactatatatatatatatatatatatatatatatatacaggcctGGCATGCAGGAGAAACAGGGTGTCACAATAATTTCAGATGGATTTTGAAATGAACCTAGAATAAATCATGTGAATAGGCTTCAGTGCACAGATTTCAAACCATACATGCATGTGTAATGAGCCAGTGCCACGAAAACATGTTATTTTGTTGTTGAGGGTGAATATAAAATATACGCCTACACCCTGGTAAGACTAAAAATATCAAAACTTTACTCCTCCAAATACGACTCgtcaggaaagcatgcagtttaggctacagattaaagtaattatgatgaacttcacagagtGGTGAAAGTGCATGGTAGTGCATCTGTAGAGTTGAAAATtagatggaaacccatttaacttgtattttttattcagaAAATGGGAATTTAACAGCAAATTGTATTTTTACGCACAGTATTTTATCTGCAACAAATCAAtttggtgggaaaatgcgcaCATTGTTTTTATGCGGATTTTGGAATATTCGCATGataatctgtcaccaattggatggaaacctagctagtgatgCAAAACTGAAAAAATAATAATCAAATAGAACCACGTGCATTTTTGTAGGCCTATATGGTATGATATCATAATCTAGTGCAGAAAGGTTTTATGACTATGTTATTGTCATTAGATTGTGCCTTTAGGTTGTAGAGAAGATAAGTGTCCTACACATAACCTAAAAATAGTAATTTAGCTACCTAACAACAATATAGTCCTATTGTTACTAATTTAAATTCCTCACTTAGCTAATAAAATAGTCCTAATAATATAATTAGTTGAAATGGCATCAACACTTGGCATCACATTTAAATCCTCAAGTATTGTAGGCCCTTATGGAAAGAGGTTACATTATGGTAAACAAAGGTACAGTGTGTAGTTTCTACAGCAGTCTTTCAACTTGCAATAGAAGTATGTGTAGCCTAATtatgaatgtgtttgtttatttgttagtTTTTTGGCAAATGTGTGGAATTCGTTGAAATAAAATATGAATACTGGGAGTTGTAGTATAGCGTTTAGAAAGATGGCCACTGGTGCATACTGGGAGTTGTAGGCTTCACACTGACTCCACCCATTCCTGTTAAAACAGGAAATAGAGAATAAATGATGGAAGCCAAAGCAGGGAATATTAACGTTTTAAAAAGGACTTAAAAGGTAATGTTTTTCGAAATGTTGCTATAGTTATGTACAATTCGTAGTAGGTGTTAGCTAGGTAAATAAGTCAAAAAATGAATGAATCAATGCCAATTTCGTACGTGCACCAAACCAACGACATTATCGAATGGGGGAACGCGCTCTCTATTGATAACAACAACGTTGAGGGCGTCATTGCTTTGGAGAGAAATTGTTACGTCATCCTCACGTTTGAGAATTAGCTTGTACGTTAGTGAGCGATCTAGCTACACACCTGTGTAGTCTGAAGTACATAATTGGAATAACTTGTTGTCTCATATCTAGTTAGGGGTGTATTCTTGACGCTATTCTGTCGCAAAACGTTTcgtaaacggaagcaaacgaaacggggtgggacctacctgaatttgtccaatttaCAATTGTTTGGACTAGTGATGGCCCCCTAGGTTGTCTGAATAAAAACATTTGATGATAACTTGTGAAGTAGCAATCTGCGTATCCCAGCTAACGGTGACGTTAGTACCAGCAGAGAGGAATAGGCGACAGTACCAAGTAGCTAGTAACGTTAGTTGTTAGCTTTACAATATAATGGAAGTTAGCAATCCGCTTGGTCAATATTAGCAACGTTTTGCAGAAACGTTGCTAATATTTTGCCTTTGGGAGTTGAACTATCACAGTAATACCAAAGATACTGGTAACTAAcccttctatctatctatctatctatctatctatctatctatctatctatctatctatctatctatctatctatttaactatctatctatccatgtcACTATatcatctgtgtgtctgtcagtcagtgtctgtttgtgtgtgtggatttctctttgcttactttGTGTCACTCAAAATGTAGGGAGCCAGTATATGGTTGCTATGGAGATGGCTGCTGAAGACATAGTGATTCAGGAGACCGTGGGGGCAGAGGTGGAGCTACTGGAGGATGTGAACAAAGCCCACAAGCAGAGTCCACCGGTGAGTTGTTTAAACAGAGTTGATACAGGCCAGAGACATTAGTTATCAATGATATCCTATCAGTGTTCACAGTGGTATGTCATCCATCCCAAATTATGTACAGCGGGAGAGTACATATCATTTTGATAGCTGTCAATTTAGATAATAATTAGTTGaatattttcattttttacattttttaaaccaAATTCCCTTTCGGTCAATTCAGTCTGGCATGGAAATGGATTTGGTTCTGTATCCCTCTTGAATGTATCCCTATCGatacttctctctttcctctctcaatGCCCTCTCCATCAGCTGCCttgttattttttctttctcttttctcctctgCAGGACAGGGAACACTCTGAAAATCCCAACTTTATTTCTACTCCTGTACACTTGGTACTTTTGACATGTTTTCCTTTATGTAGACTATTAAAGGAGACGTTCACTCTTTTGAAATAAATCTGTATTTTGgatgtaaatggcatgttattGAAGTACCCAGACACTTTTTTTGTGATTTCACTTGTTTTTGGGAAATTTACCCCAACAGCGATATACTTCCTCATGCTTGTTTAGCAGTTACAAGGGCATTATAAAATGtgaacaaaggctccaaaaacacTCAAGTACATATTTTTAGAAACAGCAACTttctcagtatagtgatgcaggtctttagatcttgtacacatgaaattgtgtgACCCAAACTTTATCTGCACCGTTATATTCCATTTTGTGTGACTCAAGTGATACTTCTCCGTGTAACCCATGATACTTTTCCATGTGCGTATGTGCAGGCTACATGGACAAGTGGCACAGATGGATAGGGGAAACTGTTCGAGTCGCACGaaacgttggtagccatgaagtgctttgaaaggctggtcatggctcacatcaacagcatcctcccggataccctagacccactctaattcgcatagcgccccaacagatccacagatgacgcaatctcaatcgcacaccacacggccctttcccacctggacaaaaggaacacctatgtgagaatgctgttcattgactacagctcagcgttcaacaccatagtgccctcaaagctcatcagtaagctaaggaccctgggactaaacaccctcTGTTTagttcctctgcaactggatcctggacttcctgacaggccgcccccaggtggtaacggtaggcaacaacacatcttccacgctgatcctcaacactggggccccaccggggtgtgtacttagtcccctcctgtactccctgttcacccacgactgcgtggccaaacacgactccaacaccatcattacgtttgcagacgacacaacagtggtaagcctaatcaccgacaacgatgagacaacctatagggaggaggtcagagaactggcagtgtggtgccaggacaacaacctcacccTCAGTGTGAGCAAGACAATGGAGCTGATTATAGACTAcaaacaggaaaaggcgggccgaacaggcccacattaacatcgatggggctgtagtggagcgggtcaagagtttcaagttctttggtggtgtccacatcaccaaagaactatcatggtccaaacataccaagacagtcgtgaagagggcacaacaaaaccttttccccctcaggagactgaaaagatttggcatgggtccccagatcttcaaaaggttcaacagctgcaccatagagagcatcctgaccggttgcatcaccgcctggtatggcaactgctcggcatctgaccgtaaggcgctacagagggtagtgcgaatatggggccaagcttcctgccatccaggacctatataataggcggtgtcagaggaaagcccataaaattgtcagagactccagtcacccaagttatagactgttttctctgctaccgcacggtgccggagcgccaagtctagaaccaaaaggctcgtcaacagcttctaccccccaagccataagactgctgaacaattaatcaaatggccaccggactatttacgttgttgtattcggcgattgtgacaaataaagtttgatatgATAAAGGTGTGATTAAAGTTCTGAATGACAGAATGTCATGTCTATTGCTGgtggggtaagtttctcaaaaacaagtgaaatcTCAAAGTGTCTGCATACTTCAATAAAATGCCATTTACATCCTAAATACAGAACCTTTTAATAAATTGATTTAGAAAAACTACTCTGGCTGTTAGGCTTTGAATATGCTTTAGCTTAGGCTGTATCTTTCTGTAGACTGTTTCCAAGGCTCTATTGACGTTCACCAGTGCCTGCCTCATATGTAAGCAATTGGCAAACAATAATATATTTGTGGTCAGTCAATAGTCATCACTTTGTAAacgattgattgattaatttacTCACTATGTCTCTAATATGTAATTTTGCTGTGAATTGCAGGAGATCCCCAGGGTTTCTGTGCCACGCCCGTTCTCCATGCCAGAGGACTCGAGTGACGATGACTGTGACCTGTCAGGGGACAGCGTCTCTGCTTACGGCATGCATTCCATGGAGCTGGGGGGAAAGTGCTGGGAATGTGGCGTGCAATTCAAGTCTGGCCAGGAGTTGATCGAACACTTTGAGAGCCACAGGTCCAAGGTCTCAACGTCCTGCAACATATGTCGGGTGACTTTCACTCGCACAGTATCACTGGCCATGCACCTAGTCAACGCACacccaaactcagtcctccatTGCAGCAACTGCCAGCTGCATTTCAGCAACTTGTGGGATCTCAACAAGCACATAGGAATACACTTGTTCACCGAGCTGTTAAATACACCCCTTGAGGACATCTCAAATAATCGCTTGAATAGCAGTGAAGAGACTTTAAAGGGACAGTATACTCTACCTTCAGCCTTGGCCCTCAAACATGAGGACAACTCAAATGATGGCTTGAATGGCAGTGAGGAGACTTTAAAGGGACATTATACTGTACCTTCAGTGGTGGCTCTTGACCATGAGGACACCTCAAATGATGGCTTAAATGGCAGTGAGGAGACTTTAAATGCACAGTGTACTCTACCTTCAGCAGTGACCCTAGACCATACGTATAGCATGGAAAGCAATGGGAGAATGACAAAGACAAGACATaggctggaggaggaggaagatgtcaAACCAGACCCTTCCACTCTGACCCTAGGCCCCTCCATTCTGACTCCCTCACTGAGGATCCGTGTCAAACTGGAGAGAGGGGTTGAGGTTGATGGCGCCCCCCTCCAGTCGGATGAGGGTATCAGCGATGGAGAGGGTGGTGAACATAGCGAAGACACTGAGAGCGCTGGAGGAACAGACAACGACAGGTTAACAGAGAGCAGCGGAGAAACGGATATCGATGAGGAGGATATCAGGCtgagtgaagaagaggaggaaatgaAAAGCAAACAGGGGGAGGATAGGAAGAATGACATCCAGAGCAAAAAAGAGGATGAGGATGCTGAGATGCTGATTGACCAAGATGGTGAGCCCTCTTCGTCTGAGCGGGAGTCAGAATTTGACCCAGAAGAGTTATCAGATTCTGACTCGGGGTCCAGCAGCACTGGGGAATCCAGTGGGTCTTCTTACACTCCTGTACGCACACGGAAAGCCAAGACCCAGCCATCCCGGAGTAAGCTGCCCCAGACCAAGTTGTCCCAGGTCAAGCCTTATTATTGCATCTATTGCACCAAAGGACCATATCATAATATGGACTTTCATGTGAAGACCTGCAATATGAAGGGCTTTCAATGCTCTTTATGCCAAGCTGTCTTCCCTACCGAGATGGCCATGTTGGACCATGAGGTTCGGACTCACTCTGAAGCCATATCGGGCCAAATGTACACCTGTGAGTTCTGCCGTCAGGTCTTCCCCGATCTGGCCATCTACAAAAACCACAACTGTCCCAAAAAAGACACATCCTCCCCATATGTCCCTGATCCTACTATGGGTATCCATTGTGGAACAGGGCCATTCACTAATATGGACGTTCATTTGAGAGGCTGCAGTTGGAAAGGTCTTAGATGCACTGAGTGCAGAGTACTCTTCCATAATAGGAAGGCCCTGCAGAACCATAACGTTTCGGTTCACGGACAACTTTCCACTATGTGTGCTGTTTGCGGCAGAGGGCCATTCACTGATATGGACTTCCATTTGAGGAGCTGCTCTAGGGATTGGTCCTTCCAATGCTCTGAGTGCAAAGTCCAATTTCCTTCTGAGAAATCCCTGGTGGACCATAATCTTCAATATCACAGTGCCACATCAAAGACCTCTGACCAAGGTGTCTGTGTCTATTGCGGCAGTGGACCATTCTATAGTCTGGACATCCACATGAGGACCTGCTCTAAGCAGAAGGGCTTAAAATGCTCTGTGTGCAAAGTTTTTTTCCCTACTGAATCGGTCCTGGCTGATCATATGGTTTGCTATCACAGCACCCCATACCATGTCCATAGAACCCCATGCCAAGTCCAGAGCATCCCATACCAAGTCCAGAGCACAGACTCAGAGACCCCTGAAGGTACCTGTCTCCATTGTGGCAGAGGTCCATTCACTAGTCTGGTTATCCACTTGAGGACCTGCTCTGGGAAGAAGGGCTTCAAATGCTTTGTTTGCAACGTTTTTTTCCCTACAGAGACAGCCCTGGCCGACCATAAGGTTCTCGTTCACAGTATCCCATCAGAGACCCCTGACAAAGGTACCTGTGACCATTGTGGCAAGGGGCCATTCACTAATCTGGACAACCACATGAAGACCTG
The sequence above is drawn from the Salmo salar chromosome ssa05, Ssal_v3.1, whole genome shotgun sequence genome and encodes:
- the smg9 gene encoding nonsense-mediated mRNA decay factor SMG9 isoform X4, yielding MSESGHSQPGMYGQGRRRRRRRDRDVGPPGQNLSGPSRDREYVPRERRDGSEEPPGPLLQKTPIILAKPPGERSVPIGGGQALEKPIMLIKSREDGGKPGTPPEVASPCSGASKLEREGQRPTQPVYQIQNRGMGAAASSGAVDPVIGQTKLVPPEKMKHSIKLVDDQMNWCDSAMEYLRDQTDMLVVGVIGLQGTGKSTIMSLLSANAPEEDQRGYVFRAQTQEIKERGGNQSTGIDFYITQERVIFLDTQPILSPSILDHLINNDRKLPPEYNLPHTYVEMQSLQITAFLFTVCHVVIVIQDWFTDINLYRFLQTAEMLKPSTPSASHDSTGSSGNEEGSEYYPHIVFLQNKSSRDEFCPRNLKKMHMAVDKLMAHSHLKYKGTLSMLDCNIFPGLDRDYLETEVNMFLLPLMENEGEDALTKAGSGSAPLFSLLPGYRGHPTFSSQVSKLRSQILAMSRCQLSHTILTEKNWFHYAARIWDGVKKSSALSEYSRLQA
- the smg9 gene encoding nonsense-mediated mRNA decay factor SMG9 isoform X2, whose translation is MRRWPGKTSSVHSIIVISPAKAMLTIVCNMSESGHSQPGMYGQGRRRRRRRDRDVGPPGQNLSGPSRDREYVPRERRDGSEEPPGPLLQKTPIILAKPPGERSVPIGGGQALEKPIMLIKSREDGGKPGTPPEVASPCSGASKLEREGQRPTQPVYQIQNRGMGAAASSGAVDPVIGQTKLVPPEKMKHSIKLVDDQMNWCDSAMEYLRDQTDMLVVGVIGLQGTGKSTIMSLLSANAPEEDQRGYVFRAQTQEIKERGGNQSTGIDFYITQERVIFLDTQPILSPSILDHLINNDRKLPPEYNLPHTYVEMQSLQITAFLFTVCHVVIVIQDWFTDINLYRFLQTAEMLKPSTPSASHDSTGSSGNEEGSEYYPHIVFLQNKSSRDEFCPRNLKKMHMAVDKLMAHSHLKYKGTLSMLDCNIFPGLDRDYLETEVNMFLLPLMENEGEDALTKAGSGSAPLFSLLPGYRGHPTFSSQVSKLRSQILAMSRCQLSHTILTEKNWFHYAARIWDGVKKSSALSEYSRLQA
- the smg9 gene encoding nonsense-mediated mRNA decay factor SMG9 isoform X1 gives rise to the protein MRRWPGKTSSVHSIIVISPAKAMLTIVCNMSESGHSQPGMYGQGRRRRRRRDRDVGPPGQNLSGPSRDREYVPRERRDGSEEPPGPLLQKTPIILAKPPGERSKPSQSVPIGGGQALEKPIMLIKSREDGGKPGTPPEVASPCSGASKLEREGQRPTQPVYQIQNRGMGAAASSGAVDPVIGQTKLVPPEKMKHSIKLVDDQMNWCDSAMEYLRDQTDMLVVGVIGLQGTGKSTIMSLLSANAPEEDQRGYVFRAQTQEIKERGGNQSTGIDFYITQERVIFLDTQPILSPSILDHLINNDRKLPPEYNLPHTYVEMQSLQITAFLFTVCHVVIVIQDWFTDINLYRFLQTAEMLKPSTPSASHDSTGSSGNEEGSEYYPHIVFLQNKSSRDEFCPRNLKKMHMAVDKLMAHSHLKYKGTLSMLDCNIFPGLDRDYLETEVNMFLLPLMENEGEDALTKAGSGSAPLFSLLPGYRGHPTFSSQVSKLRSQILAMSRCQLSHTILTEKNWFHYAARIWDGVKKSSALSEYSRLQA